A single window of Streptomyces cathayae DNA harbors:
- a CDS encoding extracellular solute-binding protein, whose translation MPYTKRRRLVSSAVAVTLGASALAACGSSSDDDGEARSGPVSLTYWTWTPGMDKVVDLWNKGPGKKEQITVTVKKQASGDTLVTKILTAHQAGKAPDLVQAEYQALPTLVSNDALADIGDTAGDAKSKFAEGVWQQTTLGTDAVYAVPQDIGPMMFYYREDLFKEYGLTVPATWDEFAKTARKLKKTAPDKDLTTFSANDSGLFAGLAQQAGARWWTTSGDQWKVGIDDEATKKVAEFWGGLVKEGAVDNQPMYTPAWNKALNTGKQIAWVSAVWAPGTLTTAAPDTEGKWAMAPLPQWDEGDSSTGSWGGSSTAVTTDSKNKDAAAKFAAWLNTDGEALNALAKEGGIYPASTSAQLSGAFASPPEYFSNQPDFYAKAAEIAKTTAPSAWGPNVNVAYTTFKDAFGSAAKNKSDFTAALDTMQADTVADLKKQGFGVAE comes from the coding sequence ATGCCGTACACGAAGCGTCGTCGCCTCGTGAGTTCCGCCGTCGCCGTCACGCTCGGCGCCTCCGCGCTCGCCGCCTGCGGCTCGTCGTCCGACGACGACGGCGAGGCCCGGTCGGGCCCGGTCTCACTGACGTACTGGACCTGGACCCCCGGCATGGACAAGGTCGTGGACCTGTGGAACAAGGGGCCGGGCAAGAAGGAGCAGATCACCGTCACGGTGAAGAAGCAGGCGTCCGGCGACACGCTGGTCACCAAGATCCTCACCGCGCACCAGGCCGGCAAGGCGCCCGACCTGGTGCAGGCCGAGTACCAGGCGCTGCCCACCCTGGTCAGCAATGACGCGCTCGCCGACATCGGCGACACGGCGGGCGACGCCAAGAGCAAGTTCGCCGAGGGTGTCTGGCAGCAGACCACGCTGGGCACGGACGCCGTCTACGCGGTCCCGCAGGACATCGGGCCGATGATGTTCTACTACCGCGAGGACCTGTTCAAGGAGTACGGCCTCACCGTCCCGGCCACCTGGGACGAGTTCGCGAAGACCGCGCGCAAGCTGAAGAAGACGGCGCCCGACAAGGACCTGACCACCTTCTCCGCCAACGACTCCGGACTGTTCGCGGGCCTCGCCCAGCAGGCCGGCGCCCGGTGGTGGACGACCTCCGGTGACCAGTGGAAGGTCGGCATCGACGACGAGGCGACGAAGAAGGTCGCCGAGTTCTGGGGCGGCCTGGTCAAGGAGGGCGCCGTCGACAACCAGCCGATGTACACCCCGGCCTGGAACAAGGCGCTCAACACCGGCAAGCAGATAGCGTGGGTGAGCGCCGTGTGGGCGCCGGGCACGCTGACCACGGCGGCCCCCGACACCGAGGGCAAGTGGGCCATGGCCCCGCTCCCCCAGTGGGACGAGGGCGACAGCAGCACCGGCAGCTGGGGCGGCTCCTCCACCGCCGTGACCACGGACTCGAAGAACAAGGACGCCGCCGCGAAGTTCGCCGCCTGGCTGAACACCGACGGCGAGGCGCTCAACGCGCTGGCGAAGGAGGGCGGCATCTACCCCGCCTCCACCTCGGCCCAGCTCAGCGGCGCCTTCGCCAGCCCGCCGGAGTACTTCTCCAACCAGCCCGACTTCTACGCCAAGGCCGCCGAGATCGCGAAGACCACCGCGCCCTCCGCCTGGGGGCCGAACGTCAACGTCGCCTACACGACCTTCAAGGACGCCTTCGGCTCCGCCGCG
- a CDS encoding beta-galactosidase: MPETTPRGLTGLAFGGDYNPEQWPQTVWDEDVRLMREAGVTMVSVGIFSWALLEPSPGGYDFGWLDRSLDLLHAGGIRVDLGTPTVVPPAWFYRAHPDALPVTADGVRLEFGSRGAICHSNADYRAAAADITTRLAERYGDHPALAMWHVHNEYGVPVSACYCDSCAAHFRRWLVAAYGTVEAVNEAWGTAFWGQRYASFEEINPPRATPTVGNPAQALDYRRFADATMRENFTAERDILHRLTPGVPVTTNFMTALSQCDSVDYWAWGREVDLVTNDHYLITDGRRTHVNLAMAADLTRSVGGGAPWLLLEHSTSGVNWQPRNPVKAPGQMARNSLAHVARGSDGAMFFQWRQSRRGAEKFHSAMLPHGGTETRVFREVTELGAAVDSLAPVRGTRTEADVAVLWDWQSWWAQHLDWRPSEDHDARERADAYYEALYDHHLTVDFAHPEADLSRYPLVVVPALYLMTEAAGNNLREYVEGGGTLVVSYFSGIVDEHDAVHEGPHPGALRDVLGLTVEEFSPLLRGERVRLTGPDGAELDADVWTEFVVPRGAETVWTYADGLTAGRPAVTRHRLGEGTAWYVSTRLGAEGLAALLGRAAEDARTAPRTDLPRDVEVVRRTGESGSFLFAINHTATDAKVPLDAPGTELLTGERAAGRLPVPAGTVRVVRLDA; this comes from the coding sequence ATGCCGGAGACCACCCCCAGGGGCCTCACCGGGCTCGCCTTCGGTGGGGACTACAACCCCGAGCAGTGGCCACAGACCGTCTGGGACGAGGACGTCCGGCTGATGCGGGAGGCCGGCGTCACCATGGTGAGCGTCGGGATCTTCTCCTGGGCCCTGCTGGAACCCTCACCCGGCGGGTACGACTTCGGCTGGCTCGACCGCAGCCTGGACCTGCTGCACGCAGGCGGCATCCGCGTCGACCTGGGCACGCCCACCGTGGTGCCCCCCGCCTGGTTCTACCGCGCCCACCCCGACGCGCTGCCGGTCACCGCGGACGGCGTGCGCCTGGAGTTCGGTTCCCGCGGCGCCATCTGCCACAGCAACGCCGACTACCGGGCCGCCGCCGCGGACATCACCACCCGGCTCGCCGAACGCTACGGCGACCACCCCGCGCTCGCGATGTGGCACGTCCACAACGAGTACGGCGTCCCCGTCTCCGCCTGCTACTGCGACTCCTGCGCCGCCCACTTCCGCCGCTGGCTGGTGGCGGCCTACGGCACCGTCGAAGCCGTCAACGAGGCCTGGGGGACGGCCTTCTGGGGCCAGCGCTACGCCTCCTTCGAGGAGATCAACCCGCCGCGCGCGACCCCCACGGTCGGCAATCCGGCCCAGGCGCTGGACTACCGGCGGTTCGCCGACGCCACGATGCGCGAGAACTTCACCGCCGAGCGGGACATCCTGCACCGCCTGACACCCGGCGTCCCGGTGACCACCAACTTCATGACCGCCCTCAGCCAGTGCGACTCCGTCGACTACTGGGCCTGGGGCCGGGAGGTGGACCTCGTCACCAACGACCACTATCTGATCACCGACGGCCGTCGCACCCACGTCAACCTCGCCATGGCCGCCGACCTCACCCGCTCCGTCGGCGGCGGCGCCCCCTGGCTGCTGCTCGAGCACTCCACCTCGGGCGTCAACTGGCAGCCCCGCAACCCCGTCAAGGCGCCCGGCCAGATGGCCCGCAACTCCCTGGCCCACGTGGCCCGCGGCTCCGACGGCGCGATGTTCTTCCAGTGGCGCCAGTCCCGGCGCGGCGCCGAGAAGTTCCACTCCGCGATGCTGCCGCACGGCGGCACCGAGACCCGCGTCTTCCGCGAGGTGACCGAACTCGGAGCCGCCGTCGACTCGTTGGCGCCGGTCCGGGGCACCCGTACCGAGGCCGACGTGGCCGTGCTGTGGGACTGGCAGTCCTGGTGGGCACAGCACCTCGACTGGCGCCCCAGCGAGGACCACGACGCCCGCGAACGCGCCGACGCCTACTACGAGGCCCTCTACGACCACCACCTCACCGTCGACTTCGCCCACCCCGAAGCCGACCTGTCGAGGTATCCCCTGGTCGTCGTACCGGCCCTGTACCTGATGACGGAGGCGGCCGGGAACAACCTCAGGGAGTACGTCGAAGGCGGCGGCACCCTCGTCGTGTCGTACTTCTCCGGCATCGTCGACGAGCACGACGCCGTGCACGAGGGCCCCCACCCGGGCGCCCTGCGCGACGTCCTCGGCCTGACCGTCGAGGAGTTCTCCCCCCTGCTGCGGGGCGAGCGGGTCCGCCTCACCGGCCCCGACGGGGCGGAACTCGACGCCGACGTCTGGACGGAGTTCGTGGTGCCGCGGGGCGCCGAGACCGTGTGGACGTACGCCGACGGCCTCACCGCCGGCCGTCCCGCCGTCACCCGGCACCGCCTCGGCGAGGGCACCGCCTGGTACGTCTCCACCCGGCTCGGCGCCGAGGGCCTCGCCGCCCTCCTCGGCCGGGCCGCCGAGGACGCCCGGACCGCCCCGCGCACCGACCTGCCCCGCGACGTCGAAGTGGTGCGCCGCACGGGCGAGTCGGGCAGCTTCCTGTTCGCGATCAACCACACCGCCACCGACGCCAAGGTGCCGCTCGACGCCCCCGGCACCGAGCTGCTGACCGGTGAGCGCGCCGCGGGCCGCCTCCCGGTCCCGGCCGGAACCGTCCGGGTCGTACGACTCGACGCCTGA
- a CDS encoding glycoside hydrolase family 53 protein has product MFHPRRTLRALLLPLAAGLSLTALPAQTATAASTLTNGGFETGGSGAATPAGWSEYGDTAASYTESGGRDGGHRLSHWSSSAYKVETYQYLSGLTNGDHRLTAWVRSGGGQNAAHLALKNCGGAEQRTDLPVSDSGWIRIVVPVRVTNNQCTISVTSDANAGNWINVDDLTFTPGTSGLTIKGADISSLPKSEDRGGVYRTASGTAGDGVALLGSAGMNYARLKVWVDPADGYNNKARVLALAKRVKAQGMKLLVDFHYSDTWADPGKQTKPAAWSGHSYSRLKTDVYQHTYDVLSALKAQGTTADMVQVGNETNGGMLWNEGSTNNWSQLAGLLNSGYDAVKAVSPSTVAALHLAEGGDLDGTRWWFDNAVSHGVRFDAVGLSYYGYWHGTLHDFQTTLDDAAARYGKPVFLAETAYPFRLDSEDGHENIIDLDGELVPGYPASTTGQTRWMNDVASIVEAVPNGRGLGVFYWEATWTARTGNGWDPADPASGNGWENQALFGYDDRALPATAWFRHR; this is encoded by the coding sequence ATGTTCCATCCCAGACGCACACTCCGGGCCCTGCTGCTGCCGCTCGCCGCGGGACTCTCCCTCACCGCACTGCCCGCCCAGACCGCCACGGCCGCGAGCACGCTCACCAACGGCGGCTTCGAGACCGGCGGTTCGGGCGCCGCCACCCCGGCCGGCTGGTCCGAGTACGGCGACACGGCCGCCTCGTACACGGAGTCCGGCGGCCGCGACGGCGGCCACCGGCTCTCCCACTGGTCGTCCTCCGCCTACAAGGTGGAGACGTACCAGTACCTGTCGGGCCTGACCAACGGCGACCACAGACTCACCGCCTGGGTCCGCTCCGGCGGCGGCCAGAACGCCGCCCACCTCGCCCTGAAGAACTGCGGCGGCGCCGAGCAGCGCACCGATCTGCCGGTGTCCGACTCCGGTTGGATACGGATCGTCGTGCCGGTGAGGGTGACGAACAACCAGTGCACGATCAGCGTCACCAGCGACGCGAACGCGGGCAACTGGATCAACGTCGACGACCTGACCTTCACCCCGGGCACCTCCGGCCTGACGATCAAGGGCGCCGACATCTCGTCCCTGCCCAAGAGCGAGGACCGGGGCGGCGTCTACCGGACCGCCTCCGGCACCGCCGGCGACGGCGTCGCCCTCCTGGGATCCGCCGGAATGAACTACGCCCGGCTGAAGGTCTGGGTCGACCCGGCCGACGGCTACAACAACAAGGCGCGCGTCCTCGCCTTGGCGAAGCGGGTCAAGGCCCAGGGCATGAAACTGCTGGTCGACTTCCACTACTCGGACACCTGGGCCGATCCGGGCAAGCAGACCAAGCCCGCGGCCTGGTCGGGGCACTCCTACAGCCGGTTGAAGACGGACGTGTACCAGCACACGTACGACGTCCTGAGCGCCCTCAAGGCGCAGGGCACCACGGCGGACATGGTCCAGGTCGGCAACGAGACCAACGGCGGCATGCTGTGGAACGAGGGCTCCACGAACAACTGGAGCCAGCTCGCCGGACTGCTCAACTCCGGCTACGACGCGGTCAAGGCGGTCAGCCCCTCCACGGTCGCCGCCCTGCACCTCGCCGAGGGCGGTGACCTCGACGGCACCCGCTGGTGGTTCGACAACGCGGTCTCCCACGGCGTGAGGTTCGACGCCGTCGGCCTGTCGTACTACGGCTACTGGCACGGCACCCTGCACGACTTCCAGACCACCCTGGACGACGCGGCCGCCCGGTACGGCAAACCCGTCTTCCTCGCCGAGACGGCGTACCCGTTCCGCCTCGACAGCGAGGACGGCCACGAGAACATCATCGACCTCGACGGTGAACTCGTCCCCGGCTACCCGGCGTCCACCACCGGCCAGACCCGCTGGATGAACGACGTGGCGAGCATCGTCGAAGCCGTCCCGAACGGACGCGGCCTCGGCGTCTTCTACTGGGAGGCCACCTGGACCGCACGCACCGGCAACGGCTGGGACCCGGCCGACCCGGCCTCCGGCAACGGCTGGGAGAACCAGGCGCTGTTCGGCTACGACGACCGGGCGCTGCCCGCGACGGCGTGGTTCCGCCACCGGTGA
- a CDS encoding helix-turn-helix domain-containing protein, with amino-acid sequence MPRTPADGTRLQILTWLGEPGHAAHGVTAEAVAARFGMPRPVALAHLRLFTAVGLLRTGHIAGRPHYRRDEVRIAEVAAVFAKGWWHTPPRDGHGSVK; translated from the coding sequence ATGCCGAGGACTCCCGCGGACGGGACCCGACTGCAGATCCTGACGTGGCTGGGAGAACCCGGCCACGCCGCGCACGGCGTCACCGCGGAAGCCGTCGCCGCCCGCTTCGGCATGCCCCGCCCCGTGGCCCTCGCCCACCTCCGGCTGTTCACGGCCGTCGGCCTGCTGCGCACCGGCCACATCGCCGGACGCCCGCACTACCGGCGCGACGAGGTACGGATCGCCGAGGTCGCGGCGGTGTTCGCGAAGGGCTGGTGGCACACGCCACCGCGCGACGGCCACGGCAGCGTGAAGTGA
- the crcB gene encoding fluoride efflux transporter CrcB yields MTVPPTEVLRGRRRSRRAAAPVVAVVALGGGAGATARYAASLWWPTPADGFPWTTLGVNITGCAVIGVFMVIITEVRTAHPLVRPFFGTGVLGGFTTFSTYAVDGRNLFDAGSHGLALAYLAVTPLAALGAVWTAASATRRVLNRRQS; encoded by the coding sequence GTGACAGTCCCGCCCACCGAGGTTCTCCGCGGGCGCCGCCGGTCCCGGCGCGCCGCCGCTCCCGTCGTGGCCGTGGTCGCCCTCGGCGGGGGAGCGGGCGCCACCGCCCGGTACGCGGCCTCCCTGTGGTGGCCGACACCGGCGGACGGGTTCCCCTGGACGACCCTGGGGGTCAACATCACCGGCTGTGCCGTGATCGGCGTGTTCATGGTGATCATCACCGAGGTCCGCACCGCCCACCCCCTGGTCCGCCCGTTCTTCGGCACCGGTGTCCTCGGCGGTTTCACGACCTTCTCGACCTACGCCGTCGACGGCCGGAACCTGTTCGACGCCGGCAGCCACGGCCTCGCCCTCGCCTACCTCGCCGTCACCCCGCTCGCGGCGCTCGGCGCCGTGTGGACGGCCGCTTCCGCGACCCGCCGTGTGCTGAACAGGAGGCAGTCATGA
- a CDS encoding DUF190 domain-containing protein, whose protein sequence is MTGTTGRALRLTVFIGENDTWHHRPLYSEIVHRAHAAGLAGASVFRGIEGFGASSLVHTSRLLSLSEDLPVAVVIVDTEERVRAFLPELDALVTEGLATLDACEAVRYPRDERPSGPPAAPGTEGEGP, encoded by the coding sequence ATGACAGGGACGACCGGCAGGGCGCTGCGCCTGACCGTGTTCATCGGCGAGAACGACACCTGGCACCACCGGCCGCTCTACTCGGAGATCGTCCACCGGGCCCACGCCGCGGGACTGGCGGGCGCCAGCGTCTTCCGCGGCATCGAGGGGTTCGGCGCCTCCTCGCTCGTCCACACCTCCCGGCTGCTGTCCCTGAGCGAGGACCTGCCGGTGGCGGTCGTCATCGTCGACACCGAGGAGCGGGTACGGGCCTTCCTGCCCGAGCTCGACGCGCTCGTCACCGAGGGGCTGGCGACCCTCGACGCCTGCGAGGCGGTCCGGTACCCGCGCGACGAACGGCCTTCCGGCCCTCCCGCCGCTCCCGGAACGGAGGGTGAGGGGCCGTGA
- the crcB gene encoding fluoride efflux transporter CrcB, with the protein MNWLLVVLGAIVGAPLRYLTDRAVQSRHDSVFPWGTFTVNVAGCLTLGLLTGAAAGAASSHLQLLLGTGLCGALTTYSTFSYETLRLAEAGAVRHAAANVVASVAAGLGAAFAGAALADALWA; encoded by the coding sequence GTGAACTGGCTGCTGGTCGTCCTCGGCGCCATAGTCGGGGCACCCCTGCGCTACCTCACCGACCGCGCGGTGCAGTCCCGGCACGACTCGGTGTTCCCCTGGGGAACCTTCACGGTGAACGTGGCCGGCTGCCTGACGCTCGGTCTGCTCACCGGCGCGGCGGCGGGCGCCGCGAGTTCGCACCTCCAGCTGCTGCTCGGAACAGGTCTGTGCGGCGCCCTGACCACGTACTCCACCTTCTCCTACGAGACCCTCCGCCTGGCCGAGGCGGGGGCGGTCCGCCATGCCGCCGCGAACGTCGTGGCGAGCGTCGCGGCCGGCCTGGGCGCGGCCTTCGCCGGCGCGGCCCTGGCCGACGCGCTGTGGGCGTGA
- a CDS encoding fatty acid desaturase family protein yields the protein MANPTVLTGTPPTPDRERGSDFAELSRRITAEGLLRRRPLYYTLRFGALALALAGGVTAFLVLGDSWSQLLVAAALSVVFGQLALAAHDLAHRQVFSRRRPSEAGGLLVADVLLGMSYGWWMNKHTRHHANPNHEQKDPDVAPDLLVWSRRQASRAQGVARFVGKHQAALFLPMLTLEGLNLSFSSFRALRGPSVKRPVLEGTLLVAHFAVYFGGLFTVLSPGKALAFLAVHQGLFGIYLGSVFAPNHKGMPMIEEGMRLDFLRRQVLTSRNVRGGVFVDVFMGGLNHQIEHHLFPSMPTPALGRAQVITERYCAELGVPYCRTGLFASYGTALRHLRNVGEPLREAR from the coding sequence ATGGCCAATCCAACGGTGCTCACCGGAACCCCGCCCACACCGGACCGCGAGAGGGGGAGCGACTTCGCCGAACTGTCGCGGCGCATCACCGCCGAGGGGCTGCTCAGGCGCCGCCCGCTCTACTACACCCTGCGCTTCGGGGCCCTGGCCCTCGCCCTCGCGGGAGGGGTGACCGCCTTCCTCGTCCTGGGCGACAGCTGGAGCCAGCTGCTCGTCGCGGCGGCCCTGTCCGTGGTCTTCGGGCAGCTCGCACTCGCCGCGCACGACCTGGCGCACCGCCAGGTGTTCTCCCGTCGGCGCCCCAGCGAAGCCGGTGGTCTGCTGGTGGCCGACGTACTGCTGGGCATGAGCTACGGCTGGTGGATGAACAAGCACACCCGCCACCACGCGAATCCCAACCACGAGCAGAAGGACCCGGACGTCGCCCCCGACCTCCTGGTCTGGTCACGCCGCCAGGCGAGCCGGGCCCAGGGCGTCGCGCGGTTCGTCGGAAAGCACCAGGCGGCGCTGTTCCTTCCGATGCTGACGCTGGAGGGCCTCAATCTGAGTTTCAGCAGCTTCAGGGCGCTGCGCGGCCCGTCGGTGAAGCGGCCGGTGCTGGAGGGAACACTGCTCGTCGCCCACTTCGCCGTGTACTTCGGCGGCCTGTTCACGGTGCTCTCCCCCGGCAAGGCGCTCGCTTTCCTCGCCGTCCACCAGGGCCTGTTCGGGATCTACCTCGGCTCGGTGTTCGCCCCCAACCACAAGGGCATGCCGATGATCGAGGAGGGGATGCGCCTGGACTTCCTGCGCCGTCAGGTCCTCACCTCCCGCAACGTCAGGGGCGGTGTGTTCGTCGACGTCTTCATGGGCGGGCTGAACCACCAGATCGAGCACCATCTCTTCCCCAGCATGCCCACGCCCGCCCTCGGCCGGGCCCAGGTCATCACCGAGCGGTACTGCGCGGAGCTGGGCGTCCCGTACTGCCGGACAGGGCTGTTCGCCTCGTACGGCACGGCGCTGCGCCACCTCAGGAACGTGGGGGAACCACTGCGCGAGGCCCGCTGA
- a CDS encoding FadR/GntR family transcriptional regulator — protein sequence MNLSDSRTGGTGPRRVSAMEAVLSHLRDAIERGAYAVGDKLPSEAELCRTLGVSRPVLREALRALQTMGLTVSRTGKGTFVVADAVGEPTFGDYAAGDLLEVRRHVELPVARYAARRRTPENLDLLNHLLDRMDRETDTTAWVAMDTLFHLTVAESTQNPVFRRVIEEIRDALARQSAFLNQLGDRREQSNHEHRAIVEALTDGSEDDALAAMSHHLDRVETTLAAIVRPPGAHPPTDTTTEERSR from the coding sequence GTGAACCTGTCAGACAGCCGGACAGGTGGGACGGGGCCGCGGCGCGTGAGCGCGATGGAAGCGGTTCTCTCCCACCTCCGCGACGCCATCGAGCGGGGCGCGTACGCGGTCGGGGACAAGCTCCCCTCCGAGGCGGAGCTGTGCCGCACCCTCGGGGTCTCCCGGCCGGTGCTGCGCGAGGCCCTGCGGGCACTGCAGACCATGGGCCTGACCGTGTCCAGGACCGGCAAGGGCACCTTCGTCGTGGCCGATGCGGTGGGAGAGCCCACCTTCGGCGACTACGCGGCCGGTGACCTGCTGGAAGTGCGCCGCCACGTCGAGCTCCCGGTCGCCCGGTACGCGGCCCGGCGGCGCACCCCCGAGAACCTCGACCTGCTGAACCACCTGCTGGACCGGATGGACCGGGAGACCGACACCACCGCGTGGGTCGCCATGGACACCCTCTTCCACCTCACCGTGGCCGAGTCCACCCAGAATCCCGTGTTCCGCCGGGTCATCGAGGAGATCCGGGACGCGCTGGCCCGCCAGTCCGCCTTCCTGAACCAGCTGGGGGACCGGCGAGAGCAGTCCAACCACGAGCACCGGGCGATCGTGGAGGCACTGACCGACGGTTCCGAGGACGACGCCCTCGCGGCGATGTCCCACCATCTCGACCGCGTCGAGACGACTCTCGCCGCCATCGTCCGCCCGCCGGGCGCGCACCCTCCCACGGACACCACCACGGAAGAACGATCCCGATGA
- a CDS encoding asparaginase, which translates to MNLPSPAAAPPVREPLHAPVAHLVRGGVVEGVHYGSVVVLGADGEARLRLGDIEAACYPRSALKPVQTVAMVRAGLPLEGELLSLAAASHSGEERHLAGVRRVLAGAGLTEDHLRNVPDLPLGPAVRDVWVRDGRPPSRLAQNCSGKHAAMLLTAKLNGWSLEDYLDPAHPLQRAIAANIEDLTGQRVARVTVDGCGAPLFAVSLHGLARAAARVVTAAPGTPEARVADAMREHPEMASGSGRDVAALMRAVPGLLAKDGYEGVQIAALPDGRAVAVKISDGAGRARVPVTAAALARAGVEPALLTGFAGEPLLGGGRPVGEVRPAPALAPLDRSGAR; encoded by the coding sequence ATGAACCTCCCTTCCCCCGCGGCCGCACCCCCGGTTCGCGAACCCCTCCACGCCCCCGTCGCCCACCTCGTCCGCGGCGGGGTCGTCGAGGGGGTCCACTACGGTTCCGTCGTCGTCCTCGGCGCCGACGGCGAGGCCCGGCTCCGGCTCGGCGACATCGAGGCCGCCTGCTATCCGCGCTCCGCTCTCAAGCCCGTCCAGACCGTCGCCATGGTGCGCGCCGGGCTGCCGCTCGAGGGCGAACTGCTCTCCCTCGCCGCGGCCAGCCACTCCGGGGAGGAACGCCACCTCGCCGGTGTCCGGCGCGTCCTCGCGGGCGCCGGACTCACCGAGGACCACCTGCGCAACGTCCCGGACCTGCCGCTCGGCCCGGCCGTGCGGGACGTCTGGGTGCGTGACGGCCGCCCGCCCTCCCGGCTCGCCCAGAACTGCTCCGGAAAGCACGCCGCCATGCTGCTCACCGCGAAGCTCAACGGCTGGTCCCTCGAGGACTACCTCGACCCCGCCCACCCCCTCCAGCGGGCGATCGCCGCGAACATCGAGGACCTCACCGGGCAGCGCGTCGCCCGGGTGACCGTCGACGGCTGCGGCGCGCCCCTGTTCGCCGTCTCCCTGCACGGACTCGCCCGTGCCGCCGCCCGCGTCGTCACCGCCGCGCCCGGCACCCCCGAGGCCCGGGTCGCCGACGCGATGCGGGAACACCCCGAGATGGCCTCCGGCTCCGGCCGGGACGTCGCCGCCCTGATGCGGGCCGTCCCCGGGCTGCTCGCCAAGGACGGCTACGAGGGCGTCCAGATCGCCGCCCTGCCCGACGGCCGCGCCGTGGCCGTGAAGATCTCCGACGGGGCCGGCCGGGCGCGTGTCCCGGTGACCGCCGCCGCCCTCGCCCGGGCCGGGGTCGAGCCGGCCCTGCTCACCGGGTTCGCGGGCGAACCGCTGCTCGGCGGCGGCCGCCCGGTCGGCGAGGTCCGCCCCGCACCCGCGCTCGCCCCGCTCGACCGGTCCGGTGCGCGGTGA
- a CDS encoding D-alanyl-D-alanine carboxypeptidase family protein, with protein sequence MTIGLASRAAVSACALCTAGLLALAPAAAVAGTRPNPAPPAGSASRAAPDSLLYRSGTQVRLRSEAPEVPELSARSWLVADADSGEVLAAHDAHRRLPPASTLKTLFALTVLPVLPGSLRHTVSAEELADISPGSSLVGVAEDRTYRISDLWNGVFLSSGNDAVHVLAALNGGWQATAEQMQEKARSLGAHDTWVESPDGYDAPGQVSSAFDLAIFGRAGLHSPDFARYCSRAEAMFPGRDGGSYGILNTNRLLTGADGVDRYPGLLGIKNGYTSNAGNTLVAAARRDGRTLVVTVLNPRPDGGHPVYEEARALLDWGFEASGRVDPVGSLDALRATSMPGPRGRSATGPAPASASAPAARGTGPERPVAWTVACTALLGATGVALFLRLRWARP encoded by the coding sequence ATGACTATCGGACTTGCTTCGCGGGCTGCCGTGTCCGCCTGTGCCCTCTGCACGGCGGGCCTGCTGGCGCTCGCGCCCGCCGCGGCGGTTGCCGGTACGCGTCCGAACCCCGCGCCGCCGGCCGGCTCCGCCTCACGCGCCGCGCCGGACTCGCTGCTGTACCGCTCCGGCACCCAGGTGCGCCTCCGCTCCGAGGCACCCGAGGTCCCGGAGCTGTCCGCCCGGTCCTGGCTGGTGGCCGACGCCGACTCCGGTGAGGTGCTCGCGGCGCACGACGCGCACCGCAGGCTGCCGCCCGCCAGCACGTTGAAGACCCTGTTCGCCCTCACCGTGCTGCCCGTCCTGCCGGGCAGCCTCCGGCACACCGTCAGCGCGGAGGAACTCGCGGACATCAGCCCCGGCAGCAGCCTCGTCGGGGTCGCCGAGGACCGTACCTACCGGATCTCCGACCTGTGGAACGGGGTCTTCCTCAGCTCCGGCAACGACGCCGTGCACGTCCTGGCCGCGCTCAACGGCGGCTGGCAGGCCACCGCCGAGCAGATGCAGGAGAAGGCCCGCTCCCTGGGCGCCCACGACACCTGGGTGGAGTCACCCGACGGCTACGACGCTCCCGGCCAGGTGTCCTCGGCGTTCGACCTGGCAATCTTCGGCCGGGCCGGACTGCACAGCCCCGACTTCGCACGGTACTGCTCCCGTGCGGAGGCGATGTTCCCCGGCCGTGACGGTGGATCGTACGGAATCCTCAACACCAACCGGCTGCTCACCGGAGCCGACGGGGTGGATCGCTACCCGGGCCTCCTCGGGATCAAGAACGGCTACACCAGCAATGCCGGCAACACCCTCGTGGCGGCCGCCCGCAGGGACGGGCGCACCCTCGTGGTCACGGTCCTCAACCCCCGGCCGGACGGCGGGCACCCCGTGTACGAGGAGGCACGCGCGCTGCTGGACTGGGGGTTCGAGGCGTCCGGCCGGGTCGATCCGGTGGGGTCGCTGGACGCCCTGCGGGCCACGTCGATGCCGGGGCCCCGGGGCCGGTCCGCGACCGGTCCGGCCCCGGCTTCGGCTTCGGCCCCCGCGGCACGAGGCACCGGTCCGGAGCGGCCGGTGGCGTGGACGGTCGCGTGCACCGCGCTGCTGGGCGCGACGGGCGTGGCACTGTTCCTGCGGCTCAGGTGGGCCCGGCCGTGA